In Kineococcus sp. NBC_00420, a single genomic region encodes these proteins:
- a CDS encoding glutamate-5-semialdehyde dehydrogenase has product MTLAPEKAAGTTVEDAVLAVCRRAKVASRPLRVATRATKDAALHAIADAIDAATERIVAANAEDLARGEADGTSQHLLDRLRLDPVRVAAAVREVAALPDPVGEVVRGSTLPNGIRLRQLRVPMGVLGVVYEARPNVTVDVAVLALKSGNAVVLRGGSAAQSSNTVLVEVIRAALESAGLPADAVTSIDDFGRDGVGVLLTARGLVDLLVPRGGADLIQRVVREATVPVIETGVGNCHVYVDASADLAQAVQIVLNAKTSRPSVCNAAETVLVHSALAADFLPTLLAALHGAGVLLHADATSLRAAQAQGIPAEPVTDADWAAEFHGMEIAVGVVDSVQDAVEHISRWTSAHTEAVLATDVRVTDYFCAAVDSAVVAVNASTRFTDGGEFGLGAEVGISTQKLHARGPMGLAELTTTTWQVLGDGHVRV; this is encoded by the coding sequence ATGACGCTCGCGCCCGAGAAGGCTGCCGGAACCACCGTCGAGGACGCCGTGCTGGCGGTCTGCCGACGCGCCAAGGTGGCGTCACGACCGTTGCGCGTGGCCACCCGGGCGACCAAGGACGCCGCGCTGCACGCGATCGCGGACGCCATCGACGCCGCCACCGAGCGCATCGTGGCGGCCAACGCCGAGGACCTCGCCCGCGGCGAGGCCGACGGCACCTCCCAGCACCTGCTCGACCGCCTCCGCCTGGACCCGGTCCGGGTCGCCGCCGCGGTCCGCGAGGTCGCGGCGCTGCCCGACCCCGTCGGCGAGGTCGTCCGCGGCTCCACCCTCCCCAACGGCATCCGGCTGCGGCAGCTGCGCGTCCCCATGGGGGTGCTCGGCGTGGTCTACGAGGCCCGGCCCAACGTGACGGTCGACGTCGCGGTGCTGGCGCTCAAGAGCGGCAACGCCGTCGTCCTGCGCGGTGGCTCGGCCGCGCAGTCCAGCAACACCGTCCTCGTCGAGGTCATCCGCGCAGCCCTGGAGAGCGCCGGGCTGCCCGCCGACGCGGTCACGAGCATCGACGACTTCGGCCGGGACGGGGTCGGGGTCCTGTTGACCGCCCGCGGGCTGGTCGACCTCCTCGTCCCGCGCGGCGGCGCCGACCTCATCCAGCGCGTCGTGCGGGAGGCGACCGTCCCCGTCATCGAGACCGGCGTCGGCAACTGCCACGTCTACGTCGACGCCTCCGCCGACCTCGCCCAGGCCGTCCAGATCGTCCTCAACGCCAAGACCTCGCGACCCAGCGTCTGCAACGCGGCGGAGACCGTCCTCGTCCACTCGGCGCTCGCCGCCGACTTCCTGCCGACGCTGCTCGCCGCGCTGCACGGGGCGGGTGTGCTCCTGCACGCCGACGCGACCTCGCTGCGGGCCGCGCAGGCGCAGGGGATCCCGGCCGAGCCCGTCACCGACGCGGACTGGGCGGCGGAGTTCCACGGGATGGAGATCGCCGTCGGCGTCGTCGACTCGGTCCAGGACGCCGTCGAGCACATCTCCCGGTGGACCTCCGCGCACACCGAAGCCGTGCTCGCGACCGACGTCCGGGTCACCGACTACTTCTGCGCCGCAGTCGACTCCGCGGTCGTCGCGGTGAACGCCTCGACGAGGTTCACCGACGGCGGGGAGTTCGGGCTGGGAGCCGAGGTCGGGATCTCCACCCAGAAGCTGCACGCCCGCGGCCCGATGGGGCTGGCCGAGCTGACCACCACGACGTGGCAGGTGCTCGGCGACGGTCACGTCCGCGTCTGA
- a CDS encoding glycosyltransferase family 2 protein: MSTAESPPDVALSVVVPAFDEAEVLPAFAQRLRPVLDGLLEQGLGGYEVLVVDDGSSDPTPVVLARLRRDWPQLRVVRLRANAGHQAALSAGLARARGRGGVLTMDADLQDPPEVLPRMLAAAAGNDVVYAVREDRSVDSVLKRLTAAAFYRLVSALGGRAPAQAGDFRFTSRVVVDTVLGLPEAHRVLRLVVPDLGFASTTVGYVREARGAGRTKYPLGRMLRLSLDAITGSSTAPLRLASFFGLGGALLTFLLLLYALVSFALGSTVPGWTSTLAVVAGVGTLQLLCLGVLGEYVGRLYVQLQNRPTYLVASDSLEDPADRGQTRT, translated from the coding sequence GTGTCGACCGCCGAGAGCCCCCCCGACGTCGCCCTGTCCGTGGTGGTGCCGGCCTTCGACGAGGCCGAGGTGCTGCCCGCGTTCGCGCAGCGGCTGCGTCCCGTGCTCGACGGCCTGCTCGAACAGGGTCTCGGCGGCTACGAGGTGCTCGTCGTCGACGACGGCAGCTCGGACCCGACGCCCGTCGTCCTCGCCCGGTTGCGCCGGGACTGGCCGCAGCTGCGGGTGGTCCGTCTGCGCGCCAACGCCGGACACCAGGCGGCCCTCTCGGCGGGGCTGGCCCGGGCCCGCGGGCGCGGCGGGGTGCTCACCATGGACGCCGACCTGCAGGACCCGCCGGAGGTCCTCCCCCGGATGCTCGCCGCCGCCGCCGGGAACGACGTCGTCTACGCCGTGCGCGAGGACCGCTCCGTCGACTCCGTCCTCAAGAGGCTGACGGCGGCCGCCTTCTACCGCCTGGTCTCCGCGCTCGGCGGTCGGGCCCCCGCGCAGGCGGGGGACTTCCGCTTCACGAGCCGGGTCGTCGTGGACACCGTCCTGGGCCTGCCCGAGGCGCACCGGGTGCTGCGCCTCGTCGTCCCCGACCTCGGCTTCGCCTCCACCACCGTCGGCTACGTCCGCGAGGCCCGCGGCGCCGGGCGCACCAAGTACCCGCTGGGGCGGATGCTGCGACTCTCCCTGGACGCCATCACCGGGTCCTCGACGGCACCGCTGCGCCTGGCGTCGTTCTTCGGCCTGGGCGGGGCGCTGCTGACGTTCCTGCTGCTGCTCTACGCGCTGGTGTCGTTCGCGCTCGGGTCGACCGTGCCGGGGTGGACGTCGACGCTGGCCGTCGTCGCCGGGGTCGGCACGCTGCAGCTGCTCTGCCTCGGGGTGCTCGGCGAGTACGTCGGGCGGCTCTACGTGCAACTGCAGAACCGGCCGACGTACCTGGTGGCGAGCGACTCCCTCGAGGACCCTGCGGACCGGGGTCAGACGCGGACGTGA
- the nadD gene encoding nicotinate-nucleotide adenylyltransferase, whose translation MSSSAGRRPRVGVMGGTFDPIHHGHLVAASEVAARFDLDEVVFVPTGKPWQKSRVDIAPAEHRYLMTVIATASNPRFTVSRIDIDRGGFTYTIDTLRELREIRPEADLFFITGADALAQILQWKDVAELWSLAHFVGVSRPGHPLSDDGLPLDGVSLMEVPALSISSTDCRDRVAGGLPVWYLVPDGVVQHISKHGLYAAPAEGAAVGARQEALAVGESAD comes from the coding sequence CTGAGCTCGTCGGCGGGTCGCCGGCCCCGGGTCGGGGTCATGGGTGGCACCTTCGACCCGATCCACCACGGGCACCTGGTGGCCGCCAGCGAGGTGGCCGCCCGCTTCGACCTGGACGAGGTCGTGTTCGTCCCCACGGGCAAGCCCTGGCAGAAGTCGCGCGTCGACATCGCCCCGGCCGAGCACCGCTACCTCATGACGGTGATCGCGACGGCGTCGAACCCGCGGTTCACGGTGTCGCGCATCGACATCGACCGCGGCGGGTTCACGTACACGATCGACACGCTGCGTGAGCTGCGTGAGATCCGTCCTGAGGCCGACCTCTTCTTCATCACGGGCGCCGACGCCCTCGCGCAGATCCTGCAGTGGAAGGACGTCGCGGAGCTCTGGTCGCTGGCCCACTTCGTCGGCGTCAGCCGGCCGGGCCACCCCCTCAGCGACGACGGCCTGCCGCTGGACGGGGTCAGCCTGATGGAGGTCCCGGCGCTGTCGATCTCCTCCACGGACTGCCGCGATCGCGTCGCCGGCGGCCTCCCGGTCTGGTACCTCGTGCCCGACGGTGTCGTCCAGCACATCTCCAAGCACGGCCTGTACGCGGCCCCGGCGGAGGGTGCGGCGGTCGGCGCCCGGCAGGAGGCTCTCGCCGTGGGAGAATCAGCGGACTGA
- the rsfS gene encoding ribosome silencing factor: MPATDRALELVTSAAAAATDKLATDVIALDVSDQLFITDAFLVASAPNERQVRAIAEAIEEKLLPMGSKPVRREGEREGRWVLLDFVDLVVHVQHTEEREYYALERLWKDCPVIELAATASTAASAPSDSQA, from the coding sequence GTGCCCGCAACCGATCGAGCCCTCGAGCTGGTGACCAGCGCCGCGGCCGCGGCGACGGACAAGCTCGCGACCGACGTCATCGCGCTCGACGTGTCCGACCAGCTCTTCATCACCGACGCCTTCCTGGTGGCCTCGGCTCCCAACGAACGCCAGGTGCGCGCCATCGCCGAGGCCATCGAGGAGAAGCTCCTCCCGATGGGCTCCAAGCCGGTGCGCCGCGAGGGCGAACGCGAAGGCCGCTGGGTCCTCCTGGACTTCGTCGACCTCGTCGTGCACGTCCAGCACACCGAGGAGCGCGAGTACTACGCGCTCGAGCGGCTGTGGAAGGACTGCCCGGTCATCGAACTGGCGGCTACCGCGTCCACGGCGGCGTCCGCGCCGTCCGACAGTCAGGCGTGA
- a CDS encoding histidine phosphatase family protein, translated as MTASTVVLWRHGRTPFNAENRFQGQLDVPLDDVGRAQAAAAAAHLCTLPIDVVVSSDLVRALDTASALTSRTGHTLTRDPALREVDAGEWQGLVGAEIARKWPQEHAAWRRGDDVAMGGGETRTRLGERIAAAVEAHAAAVPDGGTLLVASHGAALKAGVLRLLDLPVTAGSAFAGFRNAHWAVLRRRSREWVLEEYNAGPPGAAVGAEG; from the coding sequence GTGACGGCTTCCACCGTCGTCCTCTGGCGTCACGGGCGCACCCCGTTCAACGCCGAGAACCGCTTCCAGGGCCAGCTCGACGTCCCCCTCGACGACGTCGGGCGGGCCCAGGCCGCCGCAGCGGCGGCTCACCTCTGCACCCTGCCGATCGACGTGGTCGTCTCCAGCGACCTCGTCCGCGCGCTCGACACCGCCTCGGCCCTCACGTCCCGCACCGGGCACACCCTCACCCGTGACCCCGCCCTGCGCGAGGTCGACGCGGGGGAGTGGCAGGGCCTGGTCGGCGCCGAGATCGCGCGGAAGTGGCCGCAGGAGCACGCGGCCTGGCGTCGTGGCGACGACGTCGCGATGGGTGGGGGCGAGACCCGCACCCGGCTCGGTGAGCGCATCGCCGCCGCCGTCGAGGCGCACGCCGCCGCGGTCCCCGACGGGGGGACCCTGCTCGTCGCCTCGCACGGCGCGGCGTTGAAGGCGGGTGTGCTGCGCCTCCTCGACCTGCCGGTGACCGCGGGCAGCGCCTTCGCGGGCTTCCGCAACGCCCACTGGGCGGTGCTGCGCCGCCGTTCCCGGGAGTGGGTCCTGGAGGAGTACAACGCCGGCCCGCCCGGCGCTGCGGTGGGCGCCGAGGGCTGA
- a CDS encoding serine hydrolase, with amino-acid sequence MDVSRRGAVTAGVLGLLAAPAGPRPDDVSLSATDLLTGRRLEHRAERPCPVLTLSAGLALGLLLRERGVDELTRVVRFTRGDVVRSSPVCAWHLQQGLSLARLGDAALRRGDATATNLLVRHVGGPAALTGFCRELGDEWTRLDRVAPASCGGDPWDPRDTTTVTALALDHAVLLLGGVLPPGSRGVLSGLFPTARLAGGWEFSGSTATARYGSVVAVGTARRDRRRVVLAAAVRSGQPGTWGSERALVPVLDDVLAGLDRRW; translated from the coding sequence GTGGACGTGTCCCGACGAGGTGCCGTCACGGCCGGCGTCCTGGGCCTCCTCGCCGCCCCCGCCGGACCGCGACCCGATGACGTCTCCCTCAGCGCCACCGACCTGCTGACCGGGCGTCGCCTCGAGCACCGCGCCGAACGCCCCTGCCCCGTGCTGACCCTCTCCGCCGGTCTCGCCCTCGGCCTCCTCCTGCGCGAGCGCGGTGTGGACGAGCTCACCCGCGTCGTCCGCTTCACCCGCGGTGACGTCGTGCGCTCCTCCCCCGTCTGCGCCTGGCACCTGCAGCAGGGGTTGTCCCTGGCCCGTCTCGGCGACGCGGCCCTGCGTCGCGGCGACGCGACGGCCACGAACCTGCTCGTGCGCCACGTCGGCGGGCCCGCGGCCCTCACCGGGTTCTGCCGGGAGCTCGGCGACGAGTGGACGAGGCTGGACCGGGTCGCCCCGGCCTCCTGCGGCGGTGACCCCTGGGACCCGCGCGACACGACCACGGTCACGGCCCTGGCTCTCGACCACGCGGTGCTGCTCCTCGGCGGCGTCCTCCCGCCCGGCAGCCGGGGTGTGCTCAGCGGGCTGTTCCCCACGGCCCGCCTCGCCGGCGGGTGGGAGTTCAGCGGGAGCACCGCCACCGCGCGCTACGGCTCCGTCGTCGCCGTCGGCACCGCGCGCCGGGACCGGCGTCGCGTCGTGCTGGCCGCTGCCGTGCGCAGCGGGCAACCGGGGACGTGGGGCTCGGAGCGTGCTCTCGTCCCGGTGCTGGACGACGTGCTGGCCGGCCTGGATCGCAGGTGGTGA